Below is a genomic region from Marinobacter salarius.
CTGTCCCTGGCCAATGCTGGCTGGAACAATGGCGCGCTGAGGCGGAAGAACAGGGCGAACGGCTGTTGGACAAACTGCGCGTAGGCGTCACCGAAGCTCTGGGTGCATTGGGTAATGGCTTCCTGCGCCACTCGCAAAACGACGATCTCCGCCAGCAGTTCGAATCCCGCAACCTGGATGCCCAAGCGTACTACCAAGAACTGCTGCGGATGGTGTACCGCATGCTGTTCCTGCTGCGTGCAGAGGCACGGGACCTGTTGCACCCGGAAGGCAGTGATCCACTGGCCCGGGAGCGTTACAGGGAAGGTTACAGTGTGGATGTTCTGCGCAGGGCCGCACGCAAGCCCCATCGGTTTGAGGCCCGCCACCACGATCTCTGGTTGACTTTACAAAACACCATTAACGGTCTGGCCACCGGTCAGCCGCTACTAGCTCTACCTGCCCTAGGCGGCCTGTTTGGCAGCGATCAATGCCCCAACCTAGACAATGCACTGATCGACAACCAGTCCCTGCTGAAAGCCATCAAAGCCCTCACCTGGCACCCCAGCGAGACCAGCAACAGTCTGGTGGCCACCGACTATGCCAATATGGATGCCGAAGAGCTGGGCTCGGTGTACGAGGCCCTGCTGGAACTGGTGCCGGCCATCAACACTATGCCCTGGCAGTTCAGCTTTATCGGCCTGGATGAGAGCAATACCACTGCCGGAAACCTTCGCAAGTTGACCGGCTCCTACTACACGCCGGATGTGCTGGTACAGTCACTGATTGATACCGCCCTCAAACCGGTGATTCGTGAGCGCCTGGCTGATAACCCGGACGAACCGCGCCAGGCCCTGCTCGATCTGCGCGTGGTAGACCCGGCCTGTGGCTCCGGCCACTTCCTGCTGGCGGCCACCCGCACCCTGGCCCGGGAGCTGGCACAACTGGATGCCGAGGGCAGCGAACCCACACCGGCCCAGTTCCAGCACGCCCTGCGCGAAGTAGTACAACATTGCATATTCGGGGTAGATGTTAACCCCATGGCCGTGGAGTTGTGCCGCACCGCGCTGTGGATGGAAGCGCTGGAGCCCGGCAAACCGCTGACCTTCCTCGATAGCCACATCCAGTGTGGCAACGCCCTGGTCGGTGTTTACGATCCCACAGTGCTGGAAACCGGCATACCCGACGATGCCTTCAAAGCCCTGGAGGGCGACGACAAGACGCTGCTGAAAGACCTGAAGAAAACCAATAAACAGCAGGCCCAGACTCTGGCGATTGATTTGCGCATCAACGCCCAGCAGCTTGCAGCTGTCGAGGAGATGCCGGAAGAATCCCTGGACGAGGTACTCAACAAGCGCCAGCAATGGCAGGCCGCCCAACAAAGCCAGGAAGCCCGCCGTGCCCGGCTATTGGAAGACCTGTGGACCGCTGCGTTCTTTGTCCCGAAGAACCAGGGCTACGCCAACCGTATCCCGGACAACGGCGCACTGAAGGCGGCCCACCGAGGCGAACTAAGCCCGGAAGTCGAGGCCGAAGTGCGGCTGCGAGCCGAGCAGAACCGTTTCTTCCATTGGCCACTGCAGTTTCCGGAAGTGTTTAACCGGGGCAATGCGGGTTTTGATGTGGTGTTGGGCAACCCGCCATGGGAGATGCTGCAGTTTGATCCACAGGAGTACTTCGCCTCCCGCGCACCAGAAATTGCAGACGCGCAGCATATGTCTGCTCGAAATCGAATGATTGAGGACTTGGAAGACACGAATCCAGATCTATACCAAGGATACCTTCAAGACAAAGATGCCGTACTCAGAACACAGATTTTTGTACACGCGTCTGGAAGGTTTCCCAGAACCAGCAGAGGGCGCATCAATCTTGCACCACTATTTGCTGAGTTTGCTTCGGAGCTTCACAACAAAGAGGGGCGTGCAGGTGTCATAGTGCCAAGTGGTATCGCTACCGACTCCTTTACCCAATACTTTTTCCGACATCTAATTGAAGACAAGAGAATTCACTCGCTCTACGACTTTGAAAATCGGGATGGTCTTTTCAAAGGCGTTCACAGAAGCTACAAATTCTCACTTCTCACGCTAATGCATGACAGCAACGCAGCAAAGCTTCAGTTTTTTTCAACGCAAGTGGAACAATTGGGTGAAGAGGCTCGGGAGTTCGCACTGACTTCAGAAGAGTTCAAATTATTGAACCCCAACACCATGACTTGTCCAGTCTTCCGCTCCAACGCCGATGCCGAGCTGACGAAAAAGTTCTATCGCAATGCGCCCGTCCTGATCCGGGAAGCATCTGATGATGAGCCAGAACATAACCCTTGGGGCATCAACTTCATGCTGATGTTCATGATGAATACTGCCAGTAATCTGTTCCAAACCTATCAACAGCTGGACGATCAAGGCGCCCAGCTCGAAGGCAACCAGTTCCACCTTGATGGGACTCGGTACCTGCCCTTGTACGAAGCCAAAATGGTGCACCACTACGACCACCGCTTTGCTACCTACGAAACCGACGGCGAAACCACCCGCGACACTACGGTGGCCGAAAAACAGCAGCCCAACTACGCACCGCTTCCCCGGTACTGGGTGGAAGAGCGTGAGGTATTGCTGCGCACCGCCGATATGCCCCGTGCCGTGCTGGATGGCCTGAAAAAGCAGGACACCGCCAAGTTGGAGGAAGGCCTGCGCCAGTGGTTGGCGGGCCAGCTGCTGGTCCGGCAGCAATATGAAGAAGCCTCCCAGCTGCTGGGTAGCCGGGTCACCAAGCGCGGCACCACCGGCAACCTGTTCCAAACCGCCGAGTTCACCAAAGATGGCCTGGCAGCTCGAAAAATGGCCGAAGATCACCCGATGACCGATGCTGAGTTGGACGACTGGCTGGCGGCGTTTTCCGCACAGCAAGATTACGCTTTGCTGGTGGAAGAACGTTTGAAGGGACGAAGCCCTAAATACCTGCTCGGGTTCAGGGATATTACAAACGCCACAAACGAACGCACGACAATTGCCAGTTCAGTTCCTTTCGCCGGAGTCGGTAACAACTTCCCGTTATGTATTTTGCCTGTTACCACACCCGCAAATCTGGTTGCCGCGCTGCAAGGAAACCTTTCTACAATCGTCTTCGACTTCGTGACGCGGCATAAGGTTGGCGGCACTCACCTGAACTTTTTTATCGCGAAACAATTGCCAGTCTTACCGCCGAAAGCCTACTCCGAAGCCGACCTCAACTACATCACCCCACGCGTTCTGGAACTCACCTACACCAGCCATGACCTTACTCCTTTCGCCCGCGACCTGGGCTACGACGGCGAGCCATTCGGCTGGGAGCCAGACCGCCGGCATCAACTGCGCTGCGAACTGGATGCCTACTATGCCCGGCTGTACGGCCTAACTCGGGACGAACTGCGCTACATTCTCGACCCCGTCGAGGTGATGGGGCCAGATTATCCATCCGTCACCTTCCCTGGCCTCAAGCGCAAGGAAATCGCCGAGCACGGAGAATATTTAACCCAGCGCCGGGTGCTGGAAGCCTTTGATCAACTCGCCGCAACTGAAGGAACTCCGTCATGAGCCAGTACAATCCCCGTCATGACATCAAAGCTCTGCTAGAGGCCGCCCAGCTCTGGAAGGACCAATGCCTCCTGGATGACGGCCCTTTGCTGGGTGATGGCAAGTATTGGAGCAGTGCCAAACTGGCGGAGCTGGATCAGCGCTTTATTCAGAATCCCCAGGAGGGCGACGAGAGCTACTTCGACAAACTGGCGCTACAGCTGTCGGATGCCACCCCCGAGGCCATCAAATTGATGGCAGAGCTGAACTGGTTGTTGCTGCTGTTCTCCACCAACATCAAGCCGGGTACCAAGCGGGATCTGGTGCGCAATATCTGGGAGTTATCCGGCGACACGCTACCAGAAAACTGGCTACAGGAAGACGCGACCCTCTCAGGAGCCGGGAGTACAGGTACTGGCTACAACACCTTGCGGTGGCGTGAGTTAGTGTTCCTGATCGAAATGATGAAAGCTTTTAAGGCCCTGGCACCCGAGGCCCAACGCCAGACACTGGAAAATCCCTGGTCCTTTGCAGACTGGCTGGAAAGCATTCCGGATGCCAAGGCAAGACAGTTTCGCCATATCATCTGCTTCCTGCTCTATCCCGATCACTTTGAGTCCATATCCGTGGGCAGTGACAAGAAAGAAATAGCCCGGGTGCTCGGCGACCTACCCAAAGCCAAGCTCAAAGCAATGAGCAACCGGGAAGTGGATGAAACGCTGCTGGAGATACGCAAACAGTTGGAAGAGCAGGAGGAGCAAAGCGTTGATTTTTACGCCTCACCCTGGATCGACCAATGGCGCCCCTCGCCGCGGGTATGGCTAATGGCCTGGAACCCGGAGAACTGGGAGTGGAAGTCCTTTCAGGATGACCGGCTTCGGGTTGCACGTGGCGAGAATGTCACCCTACCCTGGCGCACCGCTTCCAAGCAGTTAAAAGAGGGCGACACCGCTTACCTTGTGAGACTGGGTGAAGAGCCGAAAGGTCTGGTCGCCCGGGGCACAGTGACCAGCGAACCCTATGACGATGCCCATTACGACCCGGATTTGGCGGACAAAGGCGAGAAAGCACTGTACGTGGACATCACACTGACCGATCTGCGTGATCCAAAGGCAGAGCCCTACATTAGTCTGGCGGACCTGAAAGCCGGCACTGTGGATAGCCAGAACTGGACACCGCAAGGCTCTGGTATCGAAATCAAACCCAGGTCCGCGAAGCTCGTGGCGGGCCTCTGGAACAAGTTGCCGCCTGTAAAGGTGATAGAGGCTAATCAGCCTACGTCTCGGCAACAGGCCATCAATATCGGCAGACCGGTGAATCAGATTTTCTACGGGCCACCCGGCACAGGCAAAACCCATCATTGGCGTAATCACATCCAGCCAAAATATGAACGGGCCGCCAGCCAGGTCTCAACGGGCGAATGGCTGGAAGAGCAGTTGGCCAATACGTCCTGGTGGGAGGCCGTGGCGTTAGCCCTCGCAGACCTGACCCAGAAGGGAAAAAGTGCAACGGTCAACGAACTGTTGCTGCACCCTTACTTCAAGGCAAAGACTCGGGTGCAAGGCCGTGTTGGCAGCAATAACCTCCGCGCCCAGTGCTGGGCCGCATTGCAGAGCCACACGGTAATGGAATCGGAAACCGTCAACTACTCACCGGATAAACGCCAGCCTCCGCTTATCTTTGACAAGAAACCCGGTGGACAATGGATCTTCGCCGGTGACTGGGAGGAAGCCGGAGAAGGTCTTCGTGAGCAGCTGAAAAAACTGCAGTCGGGGCCTCAGAATGAGGAAAGCCGGATCAAACGACACCTGACCGTGACCTTCCACCAGTCCTACAGCTACGAGGACTTTGTGGAAGGCATCCGGCCGCAAACCACTGCCGAGGGCGGTATCAGCTATGAAGTACGGGATGGCCTTTTCAAAGCTTTCTGCAACAGGGCTCGGCAAGACCCGAACCAACGCTACGCTTTGTTCATCGATGAAATCAACCGGGGCAACATATCCCGCATCTTTGGTGAGCTGATCACCCTGATCGAGGCCGACAAACGGGCCTGGTGGGATGAGGAGGGCCAGCTTGTGGACGGCATGGAGATCACCCTGCCCTATTCTGGTGAGCGCTTTGGTGTGCCGAAGAACTTGGACATCTACGCTACCATGAACACCGCTGATCGCTCCATTGCCCTGATGGACGCGGCTCTACGCCGGCGCTTCCGGTTTATTGAGCTGATGCCGGAGCCAAAACAGATTACCGGCAACCAGGGGGATGGTTACATACCGGATGGTGAAGGAGGCTTGCTGAGCCTGCGCGACCTGCTGAATGCCATTAACCTACGCCTGCGTTATCTGCTGCACCGGGACCAGACCTTCGGGCACGCCTACTTCATGGAAGTGAAGGATATCGACAGCCTGCGACATGCCATGGTCTACGACATCATCCCCATGCTGACGGAATACTTTTATGACGACTGGCAGCAGATTCGCCGGGTGCTGGCGGACGACACAGCACCGGCCGAGCATCAGATTATTACCCGCAAGATTCTGGACCCCGGCCAGCTGTTTGCCGGCGCAGATGTGGATCTGCCAGAAAAACCCGACTTTCGAGTGAAACAGCCAGGACATATCACACCGGATGCTCTGCGCAAGGTCTATGAATCGCTGGAAACACCGGTATGAAACTGGTCAGCGCCGTTGAACATAGCTGGCTGAGTATCGGCAAGGACGATGACATAACGGCGGAGGAAGCTGATGCCCTGGCCGCCGCCGGGAGCATACTGCCCAAGAATTGCCTTGAGTGGAGCCGGAACCGGGTTAAGTTCCGGCAGTTCTGCGGCGTGGTACAAATTCAACAACGACTACAGATCGAGATCCTGCCCAAGGTTTTCCCCCATCAAACACCTGAGCAGCAACGCACGACTCTGATCGAAATGCTGGACACTGCCGGCGACATCGAGGGCTTGAGTACCCAGCAGGCCGGACTCGCAACCAGCAGCCATCGCTTACTGGATGTGTTTATTCGCTACTATCTGAAACTGCTGGAAATACAGCTGCAACAAGGCTTGCTAAGGGACTATCGTGATGTGGACGATACGCTCGACCAAGTGCGCGGTCGCATTGATCTGATCCGCCAGCAGCGGGAAAACCTGTTCAAGCCGCAGCGCCTGGCTTGCCGATTCAATGAGCTGGTTGTAGATATTCCTGTGAACAGGCTTTTACACACCGCCCTGCTCTGCATGACCAATCTTGCAAGTTCGCCCATGCTTCGCCAACACATCCAGAGCATGCGGATGCGCTTTGGCGGAATAGGCATGATTCACAAAGGCGACCATTTGCCCCGCGCCGATGACCTGAACCGGATGCAACGCCGCTATGCCAGCGTAGTGGAGCTGGCCCGATTGTTCATTGACGGCCAGTACATGGACGCTCGGGCCGGTCAGCAGCAGGTTTATAGCTTGCTGTTTGACATGAACCAGCTATTCGAGCGCTTCGTGGCTGTAAAGCTGCGGCCAACCGCCCGAAAGATGGGCCTGCGTCTGATGGAACAAGGCCCTCGCAAATTTCTTGGCGAAGACGATTCCGGCAAAGGCCGGCTTCTAATGCGCCCAGACATCAGCCTGCTGAATGCGCTGAACCGACCAGTAACCATTCTGGATACCAAGTGGAAGCTGCTGGATTCTGGTAACCCCATAGCTTCCCTATCTCCTGCGGACCTTTATCAGCTCAGCACCTATGCCAGCGCGTACCGCTGTGACCAGGTGATGCTGCTGTACCCGGAACAGGCTGGGTTTCGAGGAGAGTACCGGATGACATTAAATCTTGAAAAGCCCGTGACGCTGGTGGTGGTAGCGGTGCCTTTGTATGGAAAAGGGTTCTCGCTGCCACCTCAAGCAGTCTTAGAGGCAATGTAGGAAATTAAGTCATGGATACAAAACCTTGGGAAAACGACAGCTGCGCATCCATCAAAGCGCATTTTGCAGTTTTTTCGATACCTCAAGCAGCGGCCCTGTGGTGTGGTGTCACTGAAGACCTTCTTGGAAAGATTGTAAGTGAATGCCAACAACTATCGTCAACCGGTTTTGGTCGAAGCGTGTGGGTGCACCCATACATCCCCTGCATTGAACCGAGAAGCCGAGCTATTGCAGAAGCAATGGAGCATGGTGCACTGTCCTATGGACGTGAAGACGCCGAACCAGTTGATTCCAATGACTCAGTCGCTTTTGAGCGGAGACACTGCAAGGGTCGCGATCTAAAGCAATGGATGGAGGAGGCATTTCCTGGTGAAAAGCCAGCGTTTCTATTTGATACCCATGAACGTGTTTCAGGCTCCGGCATAAGCCTTGAAGATTACCAAACAATCAAGGCAAAAAATGAAGCGCTTGAGCTGCGATTGGAAAAGGCGAAGGTTGAATACCGAAAGCTGAAGGAAGCTAACGCGGCTTTGATCGCCGAGTCCAATCGCCTTAAAGCCAACGTCAGCAGTGAAGCATCAGCTCACCCCCGATCAGAAGTTAGTTATCAAAGGATTATTGCTGCACTGTTGTCGTCCATTCACGGAGAGTTGCCCAATGTTGAGAAACACCCGTCTTTTGCAAACGAATCAGCCCTAATTGAGGCGTTAGCAAGCCACTACGACGGATACGGAGGCCTCTCAACAAGCAACTTGAGCCGCAAATTTCCAGAGGCGAAACGGGCCCTCGAACTCAAATAGCCTTTCCGCAATTGCAGAATGATCTTCTGCAATTGCGATGCTCTTAATACCCCCCTCCGACAGAATGCCAGCCATGTTCAACACGCCCCAGGAGGCACCAACATGGCTATCAAAATTCAGCGCCTACCCAGCGTTCTCGGAGTTACAGGACTGTCATACAGCAGCCTGAACCGCCGCGTCGCGAAAGGTGAATTCCCAAAACCCATCTCACTTGGTCCGGGCCGAGCGGTTGGCTGGATCGAATCTGAAGTCCAGGAATGGCTCGCTGCTCAAGTCGAGGCAAGCCGCTCAGAGAAAAGCAAATAAGGAAGGGGGACCAAATGAGATATGGTGATCCACGTTCCGCGTTTGCCGAACATCTAATGCTGCGAGGCCTACCTGTTGAAAATGGAATTCTGGCAGATGGTGAAATCCACCGATTTCATGTAAACGGCGACAGACCCGGCTCCCGAAATGGCTGGTATGTTCTTTACTCCGGCCACATTTCCGCTGGCGCCTTCGGAAGCTGGCGGACTGGCACATGGGCAACTTGGTGTAGCCGGAATACCGATGAAATGTCACAAGGCGAGCGCTGGGAATACAAAAAGCGCCTTCAGCTCATTCATCTGCAACGGCAGGAGTCAGTGCGCCAAAAGCAGCACGAAGCTTCCTTGAAAGCAGAACAGCTTTGGCATAAAGCGAAACCGGCGAGCCAAACGCACCCATATCTGCAACGCAAAAACATCGGACCACAGCATCTTCGACAACTAGGGGGCCGCTTATTGGTTCCTCTGGTTGACCCCCAAGGAAGACTGTGGAACTTGCAGCTCATCTGGCCGGACGGCGATAAGCGATTCTTAAAAGGCGGTCGAGTTAAAGAGTGCTTCTGCGTAATACCCGGCAGCGATGTAGAGGCAGTTCTGGTGTGCGAAGGATTTGCAACGGGCGCATCACTTCAGCAGGTCACCGGTCATAAAGTTCTATGCGCAATGAACGCAGGCAACCTGCAGTCTGTGGCGTATACAGCCGGCTTTATTTCTGAAGGAAGAGTTAAACTCTGTGCTGACAATGACCACCAAACTGCCGGCAATCCCGGAATCTTTAAGGCACGATTGGCAGCCAGAGCAACTGGAGCGGACCTGACCTGGCCACCTTTCTGTGGCGAGAGCTGTGTCTGCACAGATTTCAATGACGCTTTCAACTGCTCACACGCCGCGAAATGGGGAGGCGTATGAACCCGACCAACTGTATAGATAATCTTCTAAAACCTCGTGAATTGGCGGCGGCTCCCATCCCACTGCCACCACCACTTCCAGTTGTTGAGCCTTTCGAGCCGGAAACCCTGCCCGCGGACATTCGCGACTTTGTAATGGATGTCGCTCAGCGCCAACAATGCCCGCCAGATTTCTGTGCAGTTGCTGCAATTGCGTGCCTTGGAGCTCTTGTAGGCCGAAAAGCATGCTTGGCTCCCAAACAAGCAGATGACCAATGGAGTGAATTCCCCAACATGTGGGCCGCATTGATTGGTGGGCCTAGCGCGATGAAATCACCGTCTCTTCGCGAAATGCGCTTCCCGCTTAATGAAATAGAGTCTGCGCTTCGTGAGGAACACGGGGAAAGTGTTTCGGAGCAAAAGGCTGAAGCCAGGCTCCGCAAGTTGGAAAAGGCAGAGCTTGAGAAAGCCGCTAAGGCTCATCTTAAAAATGGCGAGAGGGGCGCAGCGATTGAAGCCTTGAAAGCCAATGAAGACAGCTCCGACAGACAGCCGACCCTAGCCCGTCTGGTGGTAAACGATGCCACAGTTGAGGCATTGGGCGAGCGGCTGAACGAAAACCCGAACGGATTGCTTTTGATACGTGACGAGTTGTCCGGCTGGCTGGCCAAGATGAATCAGGAGGAGTATGCGTCTGACCGTGCCTTTTATCTGGAAAGCTTCAACGGTAAGGATGATTACACCTACGATCGGATAGGCCGAGGCACCATTCGTATCGAAAATTGCATGCTTTCGATTGTGGGCGGTATTCAACCCGCCAAAATCGCCCCAATCGTTCGTGGTGCCACTAAAGGCGCGACCGATGACGGACTGATTCAACGCTTTCAGCTGGCTGTCTGGCCGGACCCGGTTAAAGCCTGGAAGTGGCATGACAGGCCCGTGAACGCCGAAGCGAAAGAGCGTTATGCCAACGTGTTTAGACGACTCCATGCTTGGAAAGCCCGTAGCGAGAAAGGCGCACCTGAGGTCTGGCACTTTAGCCCTGAGGGGCAGAGTTTATTCATCAGTTGGATGGAAGAAATACAGGGCGAAGCCCGCAGTAGCAGGCTCGCATCGGTTATGGAAAGCCATTTGTTGAAAATGCCGAAAACAGTCAGTGGCCTGGCTCTGTTGTTCGCCATCATTAACGGCGAGCGAGATTTTGTCAGTGCCGAAGCCACCGCCATGGCACTGGACTGGGCCGATTACCTACGCACCCACGCCAACCGACTCTACAGCGCGTCTGTCGGTGCAGAGATTCAAGCAGCTCATATCATTCTGCGCAAACGGTCAGAGATTAACAGTCCCTTTACAGCTAGGGATGTTTACCGCAAGTGCTGGAGCGGTGTTGACTCAAGCATCACACCGGAAGCGCTGGAAATACTGGTTGATCACCGATATTTGTTTGCTACCGACGTAAGTACAGGTGGCCGAGCCAAGATCATCTACAACTGGTGGGGAAATCAAAATGGGTAAATGGTTGAGAAAAGTCCAAGAAATGGATCCAGGGAACCTGACTACAGAAACTTCTGTCAGTTCTGTCAGTGCCCTGACCAGCGTTTTTGCCGAGATTTCCAGTTCTGTGGGGCAACCCGAAGAACGGCAATTTGCGGGCGTAACACCCTTGCTCTGCCGAGCTGCTGACTTGATGAGGGAACTGAATCTTATTCCCGGCCCCGGCAATGACGAGGGTTTTATTGATCGCATACTAGCTAGCAAGAGCAGCCGAGAGCGCCATCAGTTGCTGAACGGTTACCGGGAGGTATGGCTAGAGGCTGTGTTGCACAGCGATGTGCCCGAGCACGCCCTTGATAATGTTGGGCGGCGCCAAGCAAACCGCTGGCTTTATGAACAGAGTGTTGCGAAGTAACGGTTAACATGATGCCGATTCTTCGAATCGTCCGAATATAGAGCGAAAATTAATTTGGCCGGTCTGTACTGCAGCAGTAAGGGCACAATCCTGGGCTACATCGGCATGGCCATAGCGGATAAGAATTACCAGGTCATTATCGACGTTCATGCCTACGGCGAAGGCCAGGTCTGAACAGCACGCAGATTTACTGGTGCTGTAGGCTTTCTACCAAACCCTTGTAATGATCTTCATCCAAAGTTTGCATGAGCTCCAGGAGATCAGAAAAAACCTGAGGAGCCTCGCTGAGAGTTGAGAGGTCATGCTCCGGATCAGCCACACGATCATGATGGGAATGGACATGCAAAAACCGCAACAGACGGGTCTTCTTTGCCGGATCGAAGTCCGCCTTAGACATCAACAAACCAAGCCCCGGCTTGTCACCCGGAAACTTAAAGCTCAGGAATGTTTCTAATAGCCGCCGTGCCACGTTGGGCAACACGTAATACTGATCAAGGGGCGCAGCTGTTGTGCTTTGAGCAACGCTCCAGATTTGCTTGAATAAATAGTGATACTCGGATTCGTAGTTAGCGAGCAAAGGATCAAGGGGAACCAATGACGAAGTTCTTTCTCCCTCATCCCACTGCGCTTCAAGAAGATACATATGAGCATTCAGCGGATTTTTCTTCTTCCGGCCGTTCACATGGTCGAACCAGTTTCGAACTAACCGGAAAAGTTGAAAATTATGCGTGAGAATGAAAAGCTGCGCTGCTTCTGCGGTTTTCGTTTTCATGAAACTGAAAGCGCTATATAGGGAGTTAGCGTCCAGGCTGGATATTGGGTCATCAATAACGATTATTGTTTTCGTAAGATCCAGACTTTCATCCTCGAGCGTCTTCAGAAAATACATAAAGGCGATCGCAGTTCGCTCTCCCTCACTTAGGTGATAAGCCGGTTCTCCGTAACGAAACAATCGATAGCCCGAGTCAGATGGTTCAAACTTCAGTTCGCGCCGTCCAAGGTATGCAGCTACTTCATCGTTCAACTCCTCAGCGGCTCTTAAATGTTGGCGTATCTCCTCTTCGAGTTGCCTGATCCGCTCCCTGTTCTTATCTCGCGCTATCCTCTTCTCCGCAATGGCGGTAACCAACTGACGCAAATCTGTCTT
It encodes:
- a CDS encoding McrC family protein, translating into MKLVSAVEHSWLSIGKDDDITAEEADALAAAGSILPKNCLEWSRNRVKFRQFCGVVQIQQRLQIEILPKVFPHQTPEQQRTTLIEMLDTAGDIEGLSTQQAGLATSSHRLLDVFIRYYLKLLEIQLQQGLLRDYRDVDDTLDQVRGRIDLIRQQRENLFKPQRLACRFNELVVDIPVNRLLHTALLCMTNLASSPMLRQHIQSMRMRFGGIGMIHKGDHLPRADDLNRMQRRYASVVELARLFIDGQYMDARAGQQQVYSLLFDMNQLFERFVAVKLRPTARKMGLRLMEQGPRKFLGEDDSGKGRLLMRPDISLLNALNRPVTILDTKWKLLDSGNPIASLSPADLYQLSTYASAYRCDQVMLLYPEQAGFRGEYRMTLNLEKPVTLVVVAVPLYGKGFSLPPQAVLEAM
- a CDS encoding helix-turn-helix transcriptional regulator, coding for MAIKIQRLPSVLGVTGLSYSSLNRRVAKGEFPKPISLGPGRAVGWIESEVQEWLAAQVEASRSEKSK
- a CDS encoding toprim domain-containing protein, with the protein product MRYGDPRSAFAEHLMLRGLPVENGILADGEIHRFHVNGDRPGSRNGWYVLYSGHISAGAFGSWRTGTWATWCSRNTDEMSQGERWEYKKRLQLIHLQRQESVRQKQHEASLKAEQLWHKAKPASQTHPYLQRKNIGPQHLRQLGGRLLVPLVDPQGRLWNLQLIWPDGDKRFLKGGRVKECFCVIPGSDVEAVLVCEGFATGASLQQVTGHKVLCAMNAGNLQSVAYTAGFISEGRVKLCADNDHQTAGNPGIFKARLAARATGADLTWPPFCGESCVCTDFNDAFNCSHAAKWGGV
- a CDS encoding Eco57I restriction-modification methylase domain-containing protein, whose amino-acid sequence is MSNTNNTQASQNGIFTLEGGLLPADLFNQLAGLQLKGQTAANYNIPQGLTLRDEIGRFWRIAQANWQNFDQQRQRSDLSNPTAAAQHWLQSLLSQVLGFTDLRACSEPQMIDERGFPITHHAFNGQVPMVFCAPADKALDTADPRFGHEGRRRSPTGLLQEYLNANDHALWGLVSDGQRLRILRDNPSMTRPAYVEVDLATCFAEEQLPEFRILWLLLHASRFQPGTNNEGETVPGQCWLEQWRAEAEEQGERLLDKLRVGVTEALGALGNGFLRHSQNDDLRQQFESRNLDAQAYYQELLRMVYRMLFLLRAEARDLLHPEGSDPLARERYREGYSVDVLRRAARKPHRFEARHHDLWLTLQNTINGLATGQPLLALPALGGLFGSDQCPNLDNALIDNQSLLKAIKALTWHPSETSNSLVATDYANMDAEELGSVYEALLELVPAINTMPWQFSFIGLDESNTTAGNLRKLTGSYYTPDVLVQSLIDTALKPVIRERLADNPDEPRQALLDLRVVDPACGSGHFLLAATRTLARELAQLDAEGSEPTPAQFQHALREVVQHCIFGVDVNPMAVELCRTALWMEALEPGKPLTFLDSHIQCGNALVGVYDPTVLETGIPDDAFKALEGDDKTLLKDLKKTNKQQAQTLAIDLRINAQQLAAVEEMPEESLDEVLNKRQQWQAAQQSQEARRARLLEDLWTAAFFVPKNQGYANRIPDNGALKAAHRGELSPEVEAEVRLRAEQNRFFHWPLQFPEVFNRGNAGFDVVLGNPPWEMLQFDPQEYFASRAPEIADAQHMSARNRMIEDLEDTNPDLYQGYLQDKDAVLRTQIFVHASGRFPRTSRGRINLAPLFAEFASELHNKEGRAGVIVPSGIATDSFTQYFFRHLIEDKRIHSLYDFENRDGLFKGVHRSYKFSLLTLMHDSNAAKLQFFSTQVEQLGEEAREFALTSEEFKLLNPNTMTCPVFRSNADAELTKKFYRNAPVLIREASDDEPEHNPWGINFMLMFMMNTASNLFQTYQQLDDQGAQLEGNQFHLDGTRYLPLYEAKMVHHYDHRFATYETDGETTRDTTVAEKQQPNYAPLPRYWVEEREVLLRTADMPRAVLDGLKKQDTAKLEEGLRQWLAGQLLVRQQYEEASQLLGSRVTKRGTTGNLFQTAEFTKDGLAARKMAEDHPMTDAELDDWLAAFSAQQDYALLVEERLKGRSPKYLLGFRDITNATNERTTIASSVPFAGVGNNFPLCILPVTTPANLVAALQGNLSTIVFDFVTRHKVGGTHLNFFIAKQLPVLPPKAYSEADLNYITPRVLELTYTSHDLTPFARDLGYDGEPFGWEPDRRHQLRCELDAYYARLYGLTRDELRYILDPVEVMGPDYPSVTFPGLKRKEIAEHGEYLTQRRVLEAFDQLAATEGTPS
- a CDS encoding AAA family ATPase translates to MSQYNPRHDIKALLEAAQLWKDQCLLDDGPLLGDGKYWSSAKLAELDQRFIQNPQEGDESYFDKLALQLSDATPEAIKLMAELNWLLLLFSTNIKPGTKRDLVRNIWELSGDTLPENWLQEDATLSGAGSTGTGYNTLRWRELVFLIEMMKAFKALAPEAQRQTLENPWSFADWLESIPDAKARQFRHIICFLLYPDHFESISVGSDKKEIARVLGDLPKAKLKAMSNREVDETLLEIRKQLEEQEEQSVDFYASPWIDQWRPSPRVWLMAWNPENWEWKSFQDDRLRVARGENVTLPWRTASKQLKEGDTAYLVRLGEEPKGLVARGTVTSEPYDDAHYDPDLADKGEKALYVDITLTDLRDPKAEPYISLADLKAGTVDSQNWTPQGSGIEIKPRSAKLVAGLWNKLPPVKVIEANQPTSRQQAINIGRPVNQIFYGPPGTGKTHHWRNHIQPKYERAASQVSTGEWLEEQLANTSWWEAVALALADLTQKGKSATVNELLLHPYFKAKTRVQGRVGSNNLRAQCWAALQSHTVMESETVNYSPDKRQPPLIFDKKPGGQWIFAGDWEEAGEGLREQLKKLQSGPQNEESRIKRHLTVTFHQSYSYEDFVEGIRPQTTAEGGISYEVRDGLFKAFCNRARQDPNQRYALFIDEINRGNISRIFGELITLIEADKRAWWDEEGQLVDGMEITLPYSGERFGVPKNLDIYATMNTADRSIALMDAALRRRFRFIELMPEPKQITGNQGDGYIPDGEGGLLSLRDLLNAINLRLRYLLHRDQTFGHAYFMEVKDIDSLRHAMVYDIIPMLTEYFYDDWQQIRRVLADDTAPAEHQIITRKILDPGQLFAGADVDLPEKPDFRVKQPGHITPDALRKVYESLETPV